The genomic region TTACCAAAATATAATTTTGTCTACCTGTTATACAGATAGCCAATATAACCTTACAAAGCAACTCCTTAGGCACTAATCATGTCAAAAAAAAGAAATCTGAATACTATACATTGAAGGAGGGATAATATGAATTGTGGATATAATAGCTATGGTTGTGGAGGCAATAGTTGTATGCCTAGTTATAACTGTAATCCATTTGGTTGTGGCGGTTGTCAAAGTCAAAGTAATGGATGTGGTTTTTCAGGGCAAGGTTCTAGTTGGTTTGCAATCGTTTTGGTTGTCTTTTTGTTATTAATTATTTGTGGATGCACAAGAATTCACGGCTAAAAAATTATTGTTAATGACCCCATTTGTGTTATAATGACATACGTGGGGTGAGTTTATGTTAACAATGAAAGACATTATAGATGATAATAATCCTAAAATTAGAGAAATATCAAAAGAAGTAACACTTCCTTTATCTACGGAAGATAAACAATTATTACAAGATATGTATACATTTCTTGTGCAATCTCAAGATGAAAAGTTAAGCGAAAAATATGATTTACGACCAGCAGTTGGAATTGC from Tannockella kyphosi harbors:
- the yjcZ gene encoding sporulation protein YjcZ; this translates as MNCGYNSYGCGGNSCMPSYNCNPFGCGGCQSQSNGCGFSGQGSSWFAIVLVVFLLLIICGCTRIHG